CAAAATGAGTGTGGTCCTTCATAAACACCGGAGCTCAATCAATAAAACTTTTAGCAAACAAATCTGTCAACCCCTTTTTATTTCAGAACATTCTTTTCTAATTTTTTGCTTTTACGAACTCCAGTTTTGACAAGCAGTtcaatttttcttcatttttttttcaaatttttctttCACTATATCACTTGGGGCCTAGAGACAAATTGCACTTTATACAACTAGCTCCATTGAGATTTCTggaccacaactccccattcaACCCACCAAGCAACCAGCCCAACAAAACATAGGTACCAAAAGAATCTTCATTAGGGCTCAAAAgagtcaactagggacaaaatGAATCAGAAatttctgaagtccaagaaaatATACCAGTCTCAAAAATACAAGTCCACCAAAGCATACATAGAGTGAAttcaacacagaaccaagaagtgcaagtgagacAGGATCCTCTAGAGaaatatatagtgaagggtcaaagagggacccttgtggactcacatcaacttaAATACTCAAGAAAACACTTAGAAGACCAAAATATCCACCTCTCTTTTCCAAACATACATTCACTTCCCCAAAACAGCACAAGTATCCACATAAAAACATTTATAAAACAAACATGATATTAGAGAGCAAAACTTGGGaacaataaattaaatataggGAAGTAATGACCAAGATCCAAAAGACTCTTATTTACAACAATGCATGATCAAGAAgacaaataaatacaaaaatctataaaggaaaaatatgcaaaaatgcatgaactaTACTAACACTACAAGAAAAAAGGCATTTTGCGGCGGTCTATGACCGCCGCAAAAAAGATTCCTACGGAGGTTTGTGCGACCGACGCGAGTATGTTATATTCGCGGCGGTTGTAAGGCGTGTAGCGGCGGTTGTcagatgtttttttttaaaataaaatcagatTTGGCGCGACGGTTTCAACCGCCGCAGTGTACTAATCATGTGCGGCGGtttgttgatttaaaaaaaaaaaacctgcggCAGTTGGGCCTAACAACCGCCGCAAGCTTTAAAATAAATTCACGAAAATTTTCACTTTCCCTCATTTATTTTCCCTAATTTTACTTTCcctcttattaaaaaaaaaactttcgcTCTTACCCCAAAACTCTTCGTTCTTTACTATCACGTTCCGTTCTTCAGCGTCTCTGGCGGTTGGCTAGGTTTgttctcttctcctctcctctcctctcatcTTCTCTCTCGCGACTAGTTTTCTCTTCCCTGGTTGGTCTCGCGATTTTACTTTCACTCTTTCAGAATCCCAAATTTTGATTTATTCATGTTTTTTCAGGCTGAGGTTGATTTTAATTTCACAATTGCATTTGTGTCTGGAAGCAGGAGAGGAAATTTCACAACTTTCAGGTTTCTTTCTCTCATCTCTTTGTCCTTTCCCCTTAACCCTTGAAAAATTTGTTTTTGTCACCCCCTTCTCTACTTACGAATGGTAgatattgaaggtatgaaaaacggtagaaatgaggggtttgaataacgttttcacgataaagcttccaccttttaaagattttgacaaatctttcgagaacttaagtgctaaagataagagatagaaaagcacacaaggattttatcctggttcacttgataaatcactcaagctactccagtccacccgttaaggtgatttcttccttcttagaatgaaggcaatccactaatcaggtaagagttacaactgcacttgaaacctacaagtgactaacaattacactgacttagctcacactaagattcactctcttagtcttctctaggatccgatcaaccttgatctcctaaaggaactaaacaaactgtttatcaaagaattgtttacaagagatttgcttctaaaaagctaatagtaaactcaatgaatttcagatgaaagaaagcttagaagaatttgaatatgtcttgcgcgtatgtgaatgcttctagccgcttctttcagtcttcagcctctttatatactccaaggattagggttgagcgttgcatggaaaatgctaccgttggagggcagttctggaaaatccagcttctgcaatgtctgagactgttaggtaggtcgtcagggaggtacagttgcttttgtacttggatagcgacttgacctttaaacctaggagacttctgatcaggggaatgcttcatattggaacttgtgaagccggttgatcagagtcagagggaaagcccagatcctctgaccattgtatcttctgattctgaactcagagggaagtacatggtcttcagagtatcttgcttctggacatcagaatttcactaatcagcttctggatcttcagagtcttctacaccatcagaatatctgagccttcagtgattcttggttatcagactttctggatcttcagaacttctagtgactgagtccacatcagagtttgtatagcttcagaacttctgaagcttttccactgttcatactgaacatggtgaatgcgaaagcgttgcttgggtcgctctttaacacagtgcttctgatttgtgtgagattgagttgaggtcagagcctgtaaatagcacactcagaaaaacacgttagagtaccacaattgttcatatcaaaaggttaacttgtaatcatcaaaacatagagttgtactactagatcaaaacttgatcttacagatatAACCTGCGTATTTCATTGCCTCCCTCTGATTTATAAAAGTAAGAAATGATACTCCTTGGTTAGCCAAGAAACTGCCACCTGATGATCTCTCCCTGATCTCCAGGCGCTCGAGCGCTATAGGAGACCACGTGGAAAACTGACGAGATAAGAAAAAATGACACATCAGACTTAGACACATTTCGGATCCAATTGGattaaaaaaagttttttagAGACCCAATTTAATGCGAAAATTTTTTAGGGACCAGGTTTGATTCcatttacaatttcaaggaccaaaagggTATTTAAgacttatatttatatatgaacatagtattaaaaatatataaatattaataaataactATTTGAgtgtaaattttaaaaaatgaaatgaaacaaCAAAATGTTGGTCTAATAGAAAACAAGCTAGATCCCCGTAAGAGTAATGTCACAAGATTGAAtctcatgaattttttttcttcattgtttcTATCTTGAAGTGAATTATTAAAGGAGAACTTCATATCAAAGTTTATACAACAACTTAAGTTTCTTatagattaatataaaaattgataatttataaaatatattaagtcTCTATAAAATTCTTGTAAAAACAGTCATTTGAACATTTTCGCTTTATGCTCAAAAATGTTTATTAGTGTTTTAACTTGTAGGGCTTTGCCCCTTCATGTTACAAAAAGAAATCTATAAGAATCAATATTTTTACCATttataaattattctttttattATAACCAGTTTAAATTTGTTCAGGAAATTGTGGTTACCTGTCCTAAAAAATGACATTCCCATGGTTTGAAGTTATGCTCTCACCCCTACTAGGATCTAGTTTTTCTACCATAGACAAACACcttattaataattaatctatttttaattaaatttatatgagTAATTTATTGATCAAGAAACTTGAAAAGAGACATCCTCAAGCGAAACATAAACAAATAAGGAGGAAATAGACTTGTTTACGGAAAGGAACAAGACAGGATCCAATCTAACACAAGACCCCACCAATACCTCACCTTAAAAGGGAAACACCAAAAGAAATCAACGAATCAAATATCCAAATCCCCCCGAAAATACCTCTCAagtaaatgcaaaaaaaaaaaaaacacctggTAGACACACCTGCAAAACCAAAACTGAGGCACAAAGCTTAAGCATCCACTAGCAAATTCTCAAATCCCCCCAACATCCAAAATTCTAAAAAACAACCATCAAACCTTGAGTTAAAGTATAcattgtaacacccccttttcccattgttttatttaaaaacgtttatcagagtttaaaaacatattaCATAttaagggagtattacacttcttcacgaaaactcattaaaattaacactgattgtgtttgaaaatttataagttcatatgattttcaaagaatgaattatttctaCCTTTCATGCATAGCACAACAGACAAAATATGTATCCCAAAGATTTATATAAAAAGACGGGCAGAGTTTCCTCTGTATTTTCAGCATTTCTAAAATAACAAGACCtaccaataaaatttctaaaccagccagataatcctaagatgcataaaatcacttatttaaataggtttatcttccatgatattccaataaaatttaacatactcagaaatgaatttcataagcacttcggccatcaacagtacgacatcgccataatttagaaaattattcaacaacttccataaggagaggttataaaatctTCTCAACAGAAAAgcaaaagtaacgtaaaatatctacccggtgttacattacagagcaagacagtttattttattataataataataataacataaactaagactctccgaagctactcctcatgagccacgtctctacctccagtacctgtacgatgtcgcatagaacatcattccaacagaaggttAAGAACTtacattatataaaatatagcataccaaagagcaagtaaacaaatcAGAttctgctttataaactcttcaccttttctttaaaatctgagtggttataatatttgctctcaagacagtttctcAATTCTTATTATTGTTTCAGAAAATTATAAGCCTTTAAGAAGAAATAATAATTCAACTTCACGACTtcaccacaacagcaaaacaattcaccaacaattcgtcaaacacataaaaccactggaaacgtgaaacttagtgtgtgagactccaacgcatgcatgtggtaccaattgttaaccttagcggtatcaccgcgtccactccagacagctaaccaccaatgaagtccactccagacttccagaaccactccagttctgggacaagccCTAGTTTTCCGAGGAAAACCGACATGTTGcatcttgactaaatgaagtgtatttcgtgcaaaaactcataaattaaaacatgcaatttgagaccactccagccccaaatatataacatattttctcaccaaattccataacggaaatcacaccaaaattgcacaaaataacacttcaatataattatcaaatcgTTCACTATTCCACCGACaaactagcaacacaaaatcaccAAATGTATCACATCAATTACCAGAACCAGTTCCAGAATCACTCttagaaataagcagaaacatagtaaacttgcagataattctggtactaaaagagcagtccaaaaattataaaaattttaccaaacatagccttatacgttagctttcatacaaaattggtttcacccaatttggaattctgtagagagagttatgctctctacaacacagactgttagggtgtctgcgagTAGAAACAGAgttaacttgcagataattctggtattgaaccagcaacccaaaaattatgaaaatattacccaatataaacctatgagttagctttcataaaaaattggtttcactcaatttttaattctgtagagagatttatgctctctacagcataggctgttagggtgtctgcgagcagaaacaTAGTGCTTGCAGATAATTCTAGTACTGAACCaacaatccaaaaattatgaaaatattacccaaaataaacctatgagttagctttcatacaaatttggtttcactcaatttagaattttgtagagagagttatgctctctacagcacaggctgttagggtatctgcgggcagaaacagaacccaattttcacCTAGAActtcaatttcgctcaaaatcaatttttctcaccacatgttaacactcaacacagtatctcagttctgaattttctaAGAAGTTGGGGTTttcttcatgttaaactcaacctctgttatgctacaattatacaaggtaaattcagacccttaccttctatgacaccggtacaaagcctcctAGACCCTTTTCTTATTGACTCTCGGCCTCTTCTCTCCCTCCCCACAATCACCACCACGCCTCTCCCCTTCTTCTCCTTATTTCCTCCACGCGACAACGGctctctgaaggtatgaaaaacgatagaaaggaggggtttgaatagcgttttcagaataaaacttcccacttgagattttaacaaatctctcgAAACaaaagtaaagtgcttaagataagagataagaaaagaacacaaggattttatcctggttcacttgatgaatcactcaagctaatccagtccacctgtgaaggtgatttcttccttcttagaatgaaggcaatccactaatcagagtcttgttacaactgcacttgaaacctacaagtgactaacaatacactgacttagctcacactaagattcactctcttagtcttctcaaggatctaaccaaccttggtctccttaaggaaaactaaacaactgtttaaaaggtttggtttacaaagagattgcttctagaaaaacttgtagtaaacacaatgaattcaatgaagaaagattgctaagagaatattgaaaTATTGCTTGcgcttgaacaaagtttcttggcggcatctttcatcttcaacctctttatatactccaaggattagggtttggaagttgcatggaatgctaccgttggagggcagatctgggaattccaggttctgctgtggctgatcatggtaggtaaggtcgtcaggaattgTACAAGTCCTTTTGTACTTtagatagcgacatgaccttgaacctagatgacttctgatcagagcgacgcttcttgttggaacttgtgaagcttggtgatcagagtcagagggaagcatggatcctctgacctttgtaacttCTGCCTCTGCACTCAGAGTAAgatacatggtcttcagagctagCTTgcttcttggacttcagagacttcacttctcagcttctgcaccttcagaacttctggacctttagagcgtctggaccttcagaacgtctggaccttcagaacttctggccTTCAGAGctttaagtgatctgaatccatatcagagcttaaataacttcagatcttctgaagctttttctattgttcagattgaacatagagattgtgAAAACGATGTAGAGTTTACTCTTGGCATAGTACTTCTGAATTATGTGTAtttagaccagagtcagagtctgtcatttgaacactcagaaaacaacgttagagtaccctaattgttcattcacaatagttaacatgtaatcatcaaaacatagagttgtactacacgatcaaaacttgatcttacactctcctcccttcttcttcttcttctttcacgcGAACCGCAgcttcctctttttttttcttttctttttacgTGACAGCAGTTGCTGCCCCCATCCCTAATTAGCCAactaaacctaattcctcaagggctaaactaaaaaccccaaaatctcTCCTGgtccttgtctctatttttaatcctaactttcaccctctaactctcttccatttcataaaacacacccaacatcacataaattattttatttcattaagggATTATTATATCGCCTAATAAACCACCATACgatataatcttaattaaaataaaataccaatattattttaattaaaaactggGTGATACATACCTTCCTAGCTCGCGTTAAAAAGACGCCTAATAATCCTGCAAGCCTGCCAAAAGCAAATACTTTTCTGTATAAGTAATCTGTTTATCTCCCACGATCTTCTCCATTGCTGATTCCTGATACAACTTAATGACACAACTTCCCAGGCCTACAGGTTGCAACTGATTGCTGATCTCAGCCTGCTTCTTCAAATCAGCAGATAATATTTTCGAACAGAATATCCGGATTTCTGACAAAACTGTGGCATTTTCTAATAAAAACTTTAGCAACTGGATTTCAGCTTCACCCCCATCAAAATttgaaatagaaaataatttgagACTATTTTTGAAACAAGAAGGTACTGAGTTCAATATCCAGTCTTCACCATCCAAGCAGATGTCTGGGTAAAATCCCtacataagaaaataagaatcaATAAACAAGTCAATGGAAAGAAACAATACTATTGTTAGTGCTACTAGCCTTTAAACATGGCAGATGCAAGAACTAGAGAAGGATAAAAGATGTACCATAGGAATATTAAGAACTTCCAATTTAGGGGTCTTTTGGAGAATGTCCATTATAGCTTCTTCAGTGAACATAAAATTTCCCAAATCCACATTAAGATGTGTCAAATTGTTGAACATTGGAAGGAGATGGAAGTCATAGGAAAAACACtagtagaagaaaaaaaaattattgaggaatatgaaataaatataataaacacaCAATTAAAGGCAAGCATTGTCAGTAGCTGTAATACAGTTAAAGAAATGAAGATAATCAGCGTGATGTTAAACATACCTCAACCATATCATTTGATAGTCTAAGAGATTTGATATTACCAAGTCCACTCAATAGTTTAATTAGACTTTCTGAAGGAGCAGGAACATCAATATGTGCATCAACTATGGAGTCCAGGTTGACAAAGACTAATTCTATGGTCACATGGCTTTTATAACTGAAATATAAAAGATTCGCAACATCAATTGTGACTGTAGAATTGAGCAAATGACCTCGACTAGAACAGGCGCCAGAGATGGTTAATGTCTTTAATGTGGGAAATTTTATGTTGATCTGCTCAATGTTGTCCCAACTACAATTACACAAGCTTAACTTCTGTAGGACAGGGCACCCAGAGAAAAGTTGTTGAGCTGACTTCTCATTTGCAAAGGTAACAAATGAAAGCTTTAATGTCTTTAGGCTAGGAAAATGAATGCCTCTAGAAACATCTAGAACACAACCCAGATGTAAAACCAGCTTATTCAATGATTTAGAAGCTGAGAAACAATTAGATAAATTAAATGGAGGCCTCACAGGTAGGAAAAGCTTAAGCTCTTCGATGTTGTGCTTCATTGCAGTAGATATAAGAGAATTAACTTTATCCGCATCAATGGAAAATCCAGGAACCATGGCCCAAACTGGATCAATCATGACACTGAGCCTTCTTACATAATTAGAATGATAAATTAGTCTGTCCACTTGATCAAAAACGCAATCTACAGATTTCTGTCTTTGGTTAATGAAAGTGATTGACAGATACTTTCTAAAATCAAAGACAGATAAGCCGGTCCACAAGTACTTCCACCTTTTCGCCAAAATGGAAGTTTGTATAGCATCTTTCGTAGGGAGTAAAGAAAGAATGTAATGAAGAATGCTATCGGGCAAGTTGCTGATCATATCTTTCATGTCACCCACATTATGTCTTTGGAGCTTATTTGAATCAGGTGATGATTTTAAACCAGCCATAACCCTTGATGTGCCTACCAAAAAAGGGAAAGAAGTATAATTATCAAGCAGCCAAGTGTGATGGTTTATAGATGCAAATAACAACCGAGTTCATAGCTTTTTGTTACGCAAAGAAAACATGGATTTTGAAATAATGCTTTACAAAATGTGATATATTTTAAGGGCTTGCAGAACTACTCGCTCTCACACTCATTTGTACTGCAACACAACAATGTGCGAATAGAGAGGAACAAGCATATCAAGAATTATAAACAAAccctaattcgaattgaaattAATTCATCTTAACTACACATTTGTATGGTAGACACAACAACAATAGCCATTTTGTCAGAAATTTTGTTTAAATGAAAGATCCCTAAACattttatggtttagggtttgaATGCATGaagatgcaaaaaaaaaacacgcAACTAAAACAAAGTTCACTCAACAAGGAAGAGAAAATGATGAAATTACCGAACCTTTATCAGAGAGTAGGGAAGGGGTTCATACCTGAAAGAGCGTGTGTGTGGGTATAAACCGCCGAAAACGAAAGGGTTAACGAGTTGAAAAGGACATTGTGATTTTTTTCGGGCCACCGTCAAGAAGGCGGAATGCGTGAAATCCAATCTTGCTTCTTATGAGAAGGTTTTTGGCCAGGTCATTAACTTTGACAAATCCATGCTATCCTGCAGCCGCAATGAGCCAAGTTCCCGGTTTAACTAGCTGAAAAGGTtagatgaaaaaaatataaatatgaggtATTGTGGGACCCAACCAAAAAAAGACAAGACAATAAAATCTGCACGAGTTGCTTATTGGAGTTTTTATAAGTTTTGCTCCCGAAAATAAGATGCACTTTATTGTTATGAGTAGTAAGCATGAAATCTTATATgacctcctcaactgtatagtctcaTACTTATACAATCTCGAAATACATCTTGTTCTAGTGTAAGATCGGTTCAATAAGTGTCTCTTCACCCAAAAGAGTCTTGCCAAGAGCTGCCAACTTGGCAGTGCTTTCTCATTGCACCGACGATCAGTCTTCGTTCTCGTCAGCCACGAGTATCACATCTTACGTCATATATGGCCTTATAGACCCACACAATTCATTTTAGGTGACACAAATAAGAAACTTGGATTGTGCATGCTCTGAAAAAGTATCCTCAGATCGCCTTAGCGTAATTAGATGATTTGGTTCTTTAAATATAATAACCAGATATTTAAAACTAGTTAAAACCAAAAAATACACATCTCAAAGTATACCTTGCATTACCTTCGTATTAATTTATGAGTTACTTTAGTAAAAGCATGAAATTTAACACATAGAGTAACTAGTAAAAGAACTAAACAACTATTATAGTTGTGTTCTCTAATTGCAAATGGACTTTAGATTAACttttattttctgggtttttttttggaaaaccaaAATGATTATATAGGTGAGAAGCAGAGAGGGCAAGCCCAAACCTTGAGTCAAATACAAAATAAAAGAGCAACAAAACAAgaaaaagcaaagaaattaaaagacaaagaaaaagaaagcaaacACAGTAAGCTAGCATCAACATTAGCTCTTAAAAAGCAGGAAAACAACGCCAGACATCAAAACCAGCTGAAGGGAATTAAAACCACAATGCGAGGCCAAGCACACCGTCACCTGCTGTAGAAAACCGAAACAGACCCATACAAGGAAGCACATAGGACAGACCAACACAACAAAGACCAGCTGAAGGGAATTAAAATTCAGTGCAGAATTAGATTGGTGACTCCCTACTGCAATCTTCCTTTGCCTAGCCAACAAGCAATATCCTTTGCTTCCCTATAGATATGTTGTACTCCCAAGCAATTTACCTGAACCTTTAAATAGTCGATCTGATTGAGCTCATGCAATCTCCCACCAAAATGCGACTCAGATTCCTACTACTAACAATTTCCCCCAACAATGCAAAGAAACTAACTCTTTCGGCTTCAGCAATAGGCCCATAAAAATTACCAATCAAACACAGGTCAGGTTTAGAAAATACCTGAACCACCAGGCCCACGAATCTTCCTTTTTTGATATAGCTTCTAATActgtgaacttttttttttttgacctCCATGACTCCATCTAGATAGTTTTGATGAACTTAAAAACATTATCTCTTGAAAATAGGTCAGGTTAGGTCAGAATTTGCGCAGCCAATTCTGGTTTGCATTCTAATTTCACAGCTCAAGTCTGATCTATAGTCTACCATAGgcaaaattataaaatttggTTTGACCTaatcaactagtcaatttacaTAGCAAGTGAGTAGGACGCGAGCTAATAGGCTTTTCTACATATTggttttttacaaaaaaaattaattaaaatagtaTACTATTTcactaattttattaataataataaaattatgtaAACAAGTGCCAATCGGACCAAGTAGACTTTTGAGCTTATTTAGTTAATGAGGGTTTTAGACTTTTAGTATCACCCTCTTGCATTTTCATACCATCCCATTTCCATAAATGTCCTCCTTGATTTTTACACTCCGCAAACTAAAGTGCGGAATTAATTTTACCATTTGCAGTAACTTCAAGACGCGCACAGTTAGCTAAAGTGAGGGAACTTGATTTTTACCGCGCTTCAAGTTCTAATATAATTTCCCGGGGTGACAACGGAGATTTTCAAGCCTTGGATACCTTGTCTTAGGATAGATTGGTtattgggaatgtctttgagagagaacttgagCTTTAGTGTTCCTTTTGGTTTCCTAGATGTTAAGGGATcacgtctaggaattccaacagATAAGATTCACCTATGCTATGGATAAttaggtggatagctctcgGCATCATAAGTGAAATGAACCATTACAAAAATATTTGAGTTGAAAGAAATTAGAGGATTAGTTGAATGCATTCtaaatatgttttcttcttcGTTACCTCCGTAAACCTTCTTTTACCGTTTTCCTTTTATTGAAAATCTCAAAACAAATTTGTCAAACATCTTTTTATCCGCTCAGATCAATGTTTAACTAGCGGAACTAATGTTCACACAAACCTTGAGGACGATAAACCTGTATCTGCTTTACGACGATTGAATCATAAGTGGTTGGTTCCAAAGCAGTACAatcaagaatttttttttatcaaatttggcgtcgttgccggggattttgttttgaaatgttAGTGAAACTAGTGGAATTTTGATTTGAGTCGTACATAGTGTATATAATGAATATTTTGTTCTTATGTGTCACTTTCACTTATCTgttcttgtttttaatgcttaggAATTATGTTAATCTGACTTAGGATGAATTAGCTAGTGAATCTAATCTCAAATAGGTTCATTAGTCCTGAATTGATGATCTCAATGCATAGGAGTTTGTGTATATGTGACTTGTGCATGCTTGTTTTGTTCTTGTTCTTATTTTCAATTCCCTAAAGATTCCTTACTTTTGGTTCTTGAATGATTTTTGCAAAGTTTCAATGATCAAACTCCTCTTTTGAGTTATGTGAAGCAAGATAAAACTGTGTTTTCTCTTTTGAATTGTAGCATAAGTGATTTTGTTAAGTTGAGCTTAAAGATGAGTTTTAATGAGCTTTAGAAGTCTTATTTAACATATTGAGATTGTTCAATGAGTTTGGAAGTAAGAAATGTCATGAAATCAAATTTCAGGTGTGTGACTTGCTGACATATGCATGTGGAAGTGAAAGGAATTAGACTCTATGGTTTTAATACTAAAAATATGAGTTTAAGACTTCTAGCAGAACCAACATATCATTTTTCATGCATACAAAATGGTGGAAAAAAAAGGATAGTATGTATTGAAAATTTTGAGGTATGTAGTTGTGTATTTCCAAGTGAAAAACAAGTATTACATTAGTTTTTAAAAGTTGCTTCCAA
This is a stretch of genomic DNA from Lotus japonicus ecotype B-129 chromosome 1, LjGifu_v1.2. It encodes these proteins:
- the LOC130731573 gene encoding F-box/LRR-repeat protein At4g14103-like gives rise to the protein MKDMISNLPDSILHYILSLLPTKDAIQTSILAKRWKYLWTGLSVFDFRKYLSITFINQRQKSVDCVFDQVDRLIYHSNYVRRLSVMIDPVWAMVPGFSIDADKVNSLISTAMKHNIEELKLFLPVRPPFNLSNCFSASKSLNKLVLHLGCVLDVSRGIHFPSLKTLKLSFVTFANEKSAQQLFSGCPVLQKLSLCNCSWDNIEQINIKFPTLKTLTISGACSSRGHLLNSTVTIDVANLLYFSYKSHVTIELVFVNLDSIVDAHIDVPAPSESLIKLLSGLGNIKSLRLSNDMVECFSYDFHLLPMFNNLTHLNVDLGNFMFTEEAIMDILQKTPKLEVLNIPMGFYPDICLDGEDWILNSVPSCFKNSLKLFSISNFDGGEAEIQLLKFLLENATVLSEIRIFCSKILSADLKKQAEISNQLQPVGLGSCVIKLYQESAMEKIVGDKQITYTEKYLLLAGLQDY